A single window of Ananas comosus cultivar F153 linkage group 24, ASM154086v1, whole genome shotgun sequence DNA harbors:
- the LOC109728801 gene encoding cytochrome P450 89A2-like: protein MEEHCLFYLAALAIFILMLVMTFFISSLLQTPPRRHKTASLPLPPGLQPLSVLGTFFALFRRSEFDVEPLLRRLHSRHGPVVSFRLLSFPRPPIFVSDRVLAHRALVGRGATFADRPSAIDPGLIISSNRHNVTGAPYGPVWRALRRNLATKVLHPSQLRVYSPARRQVLDVLLKDLETKSSGGAAAVVVMESFRFAVFSLLAFMCFGERLDDEKIRRIASLQRELLSNFVSFSVFAVYPKITKLLFRSRWKKLLDFRSKQEETYVPLIDARRNLLLRRQRSEDGFVYSYVDSLVDLEIPEDGGRKLKDGEIVSLCSEFLSAGTDTTATALQWIMANLVKRPDIQTKLYEEIERVVEKDAVVREEDLQWMPYLKAVVLEGLRRHPPGHFVLPHTVTEEVEFEGYRIPKGAVVTFSVAEIGWDGAVWTEPMEFRPERFLEGGEGEGVDITGVQEIRMMPFGVGRRICPAMGLALLHLEYFVANLVKEFEWMPAADGEEIDLTEKVEFTVVMKTPLKARIVPRKRT, encoded by the coding sequence ATGGAGGAACATTGTCTCTTCTATCTTGCAGCACTAGCCATTTTCATACTCATGCTTGTGATGACCTTCTTTATCTCCTCCCTCCTGCAGACACCGCCGCGGCGGCACAAAACTGCCTCCCTCCCCCTGCCGCCTGGCCTGCAGCCTCTCTCCGTCCTCGGCACATTTTTCGCGCTCTTCCGTCGATCGGAATTCGACGTCgagcccctcctccgccgcctgcACAGCCGGCACGGCCCGGTCGTCAGCTTCCGCCTGCTGTCGTTCCCCCGCCCGCCCATCTTCGTCTCCGACCGCGTGCTCGCCCACCGCGCCCTCGTCGGGCGCGGCGCCACGTTCGCCGACCGCCCTTCCGCCATCGACCCCGGCCTCATCATCTCCAGCAACCGCCACAACGTCACCGGCGCCCCCTACGGCCCCGTCTGGCGCGCCCTCCGCCGCAACCTCGCCACGAAGGTGCTGCACCCCTCGCAGCTCCGCGTCTACTCCCCCGCGCGGCGACAGGTCCTCGACGTGCTCCTAAAAGATCTTGAAACCAAATCGAGCGGCGGTGCAGCTGCCGTCGTCGTCATGGAGAGCTTCCGGTTCGCTGTGTTCAGCCTGCTCGCATTCATGTGCTTCGGCGAGCGGCTCGACGATGAGAAGATACGCCGGATCGCGTCCTTGCAGAGGGAGCTCCTCAGCAACTTCGTCAGCTTCAGCGTCTTCGCCGTGTATCCGAAGATCACCAAGCTGCTTTTCCGGAGCCGGTGgaagaagcttttggacttTCGGAGTAAGCAGGAGGAGACGTACGTTCCGCTGATCGATGCGCGGAGGAatctgctgctgcggcggcaGCGGTCGGAAGACGGATTCGTTTATTCGTACGTCGACTCGCTGGTCGATCTTGAAATTCCGGAGGACGGCGGAAGGAAGCTGAAGGACGGTGAGATCGTCAGCCTTTGCTCCGAGTTTCTGAGCGCCGGCACCGACACGACCGCCACCGCGCTGCAGTGGATCATGGCCAACCTCGTAAAGCGGCCGGACATTCAGACGAAACTGTACGAAGAAATCGAACGTGTGGTCGAGAAGGACGCTGTGGTGCGAGAGGAGGATCTGCAGTGGATGCCGTATCTGAAAGCGGTGGTGCTGGAGGGGCTGCGGCGGCACCCGCCGGGGCACTTTGTGCTGCCGCACACGGTGACGGAGGAGGTGGAATTCGAGGGGTATCGGATTCCGAAGGGCGCGGTGGTGACTTTTTCGGTGGCGGAGATAGGGTGGGACGGGGCGGTGTGGACGGAACCGATGGAGTTTCGACCTGAAAGGTTTCTGGAAggcggggagggggagggggtggACATAACGGGGGTTCAGGAGATCAGGATGATGCCGTTCGGGGTGGGGCGGAGGATTTGCCCCGCGATGGGGCTCGCGCTGCTCCACCTCGAATACTTTGTTGCGAATTTGGTGAAGGAGTTCGAGTGGATGCCGGCAGCGGATGGGGAGGAGATCGACCTGACGGAGAAGGTCGAGTTCACCGTCGTCATGAAGACGCCGCTCAAAGCGAGAATCGTGCCCAGAAAGAGAACTTGA